CAAATACTTAAATACCACTTGTTGCTCATGTCAAGGTGAGTTCTAAGAATACGTTTTTGAACCCAACAATAAGTAGGCTCCTctaactatactgtataatatactcAGATGTGATCTCTTTAAAGTAAGTCGATAAGAGTTATCGCCACTACTTCCCCACATAAGCCAAAAAATAGACTTGAGGCATAGCTCAAACGGTTAAACAGATGACTTCTTTTAATTATGGAGATAATGTAAATGAAGCGCAGAGATTTTAGGGTGGAAATTCATGTCTGCTGAAAAATAAGGTAATGCATCATAAATCTTTATAATGCTAAATACATCATAGACAATTTATTCCTCTATTTGTTTAAGATATTTCCGAAAAACATTAAAACCTCTTGgaatttttgaacattcctcTAATGCTTGGCTAACATTTTAACCCTAGTGAGATTATAGAGATTAATGCCACCATACTAGATGTGTGGAATGCAGGTGTCCTGCTAGAGCAATTCATAGTATAAGTACTCTAGGTAAGGTGTAGGTCATAATCTGAAATTAGATGCTACTCACACTCATTTGCATCCAATCTTTTCTACAAAACATTTTtcccatgttttatttttaaggtgGCTGTGTCTTAATCTTTGACTGTCAAAAGCATTTACacagtgattattttttttaataataataataattctttgcatttatatagagcttttcactTTTATGCTTcaggtgttctaataaaacaaaaaaggctgtaCAAGGAGACAAAACATGACATGTGCTCTATCATACTTTCGCCACTATGTCCTACAAAAGTTATGTGCCCAGACCAGAGTTGCAAGATTGTCATGGTAAAGAAATGCCCTTAAAATGTGCTAAAACCACTGAGATTCATTGCTTTAAAATTCTCTTTAATGTCTCTGCACATGGTCCTTATATAGAATATACAGCATTTCTGAACAAAATGTTTTACTTCTTGTGTAATTCCCAAGTGGACATGGACTGATCCCTCTCAAGGTGTTGTATTGGGCAAATCTGGAACATTGCAGATGagaaacattttgtttaatgctAACTTTGAATACAAAGTTTGCCCAGGTTCTGGTTGTCtgtgaaaaagattaaaaatcttcACACCAGGCAAAATATCTGCCAACTTGGAAACACTCATCCAGTCATACCATGGATGCCAGAGGAAAGAAAAAGCCAATGAAAAACCGCACAAAGCCCACAGAACTCAAATAACTTGAATGACCCTATCTACTATTTAACCGGACACCAAGGTCCGTGTGTCCAGCCACTCTGAGTAATCTGAGAgggcagtttggctttggtgatgcaccAAAAGAGGAAGTATGATTATGAGAAGAATGAGGAGGAGTTAAGGTGCATGATGCATCTTGAGAGAGTCATCTTCAAAGACAGCAGGTATATATCCTGAATGGAAGAAAGgggcctcgaaaataatgacagagcctgagaagcaggctttataggaATGCACTCGACAGACTGAGTGGTACCTGTTGCTGCCCAGTGTGAAATAAAGTGCAGGTGTGGTCACTCAATAAATTCCCCATGGGGCAAGAATTATGGCCACATACAAAAGTTTCACTGACTTAATCCACTGTGAGGAGCAACTTTTGCTTATCTGTTCCAAGTTCCAAAAATACCTATTAGGAACACTTCCCTAATAAAGCACTGGTGCGGTCAAATTTCTGATAGAAACATAGGCTGTGGTCTTCCCCCGTGAAAATGGGGAATCAGTGCAAAATTTGGAATGGGTTCAGAAGTGTGGATCGGTATACTTCACAAAGACACACTCAGATTTCTATATTAGAAGAAGGAGGCTACatcaaaataaagcagaaaacatAAAACTAGAAAGAACTCCCTAcaagtttttcttatttttttcatggcTTTATTAGTAAGTCTCTTGTGACACTGTAAGTGGTCTTAAAACTCAGGCACTTTTGCAAGCACACAAACTCCTTTGAAATAGGCAATGTCATGATGTCACAAGCTGAAAGGCACCCAAAGCACCTATAaattttgcagcagtgtccatttAAATTATAATCACTATGAAATATACCGTATATTGGAAGATGATAAAATTATTCTTGATAAAAAAAGGTTATCTCAAGGAACTAGAGctccttcctcctttcctctctctttaacactagaatccctgaagacaCGAAAAAACACATAATCCTGGcccatcttaaattcctttgcacctctccatcagcgacttttgtcttgtaaatgtcttGAATTGCACAAGCAGCCTGCCGTCTCATCCTCcacttgacggagctcaactcgggtTAAACgttttcccagctcaagccaaggctccttatctgcatgtaaGGTGCCTGGAGGTGTATAGGGTAAATCATACagaatatcgttatttggaacacatgcatttcatatgtgttccatgtctacaaagatctgggtaagtgtaggatgaagcaagaaatgctgaacacatacctaaagcagaaactttttccatgttatactaataatgacgtgaagcaggggtgtcgaactccaggcctggagggccgcagtggctacaggttttcattctaacccttttcctaatcagtgatcagttttcactgctaattaactccttttcccttcatttcaatagccctgtttttaaggattcagtcctctgaactgatttgtttcttcattaaatggcagccaaacagaaatgagacatgaaacgagccaacagatgaccagctaaactgggatttcaaactccaaccaatttcactccaaacagtttcttaatgagaagtaagGAGATTTTGGTTAAGGTTGGAGACAGAAAGGAGGATGTTGATTTGTTggataaaatagataaaataagCAGCGGGTATATACTTGTAAGATAATGTGAAATGGATGCTTGGGATTTTAAGATTAACACGTTTCATATTTAGCTAAAAGTAGCCTAACTAACAATCAACCAGATTATGGGAACTTATCACTTGCCCAATTTTTTGATGCAATATTTTACATAATGTAGCCAGCATGTGACTATAaattcaaatgattttaaaaatcaattttgagAAACTACCAGACAAAGATAAAAGAAGACAAACACTACAATAATGAAAGCTAAAACTACCACCTGATACAAAGCTTTctgatttgaatcattcaggttgtatgttttcatatctaacatttatgTCTAGTGTTTCTGCAAATAAGCATAAATAATGATTGAAATAAATTGTGAGTATGGCTTTGCTAAAGTTGTCTTattgtttactgacatttagcaatgaCTGAAGAGtgttaatataaagctgtaattTCAGAAGCAGTAATTCAAGTACAGCCTGCCGTGACCTGGCAAGAGAAGGCTTTCAAACAAACCCTTGGCTTCTTTTAGATGTTGCACCCAGAAAGGGTAGCCTTTGCGAAGGCTCTTTGCTTTTGCTAGGGTATTATAAAATGTAGCCCTTTCAGGGGAAGCATTCAAAAGACAAATTGACTCATGCACATGAATCCAGGCAGGGATGGCTAAAGAGTGAGCAACACTAAAGAGTCAGCCCCTGTTAAAGAATCAAAGCTGAGGAAGTCAGTTAGTGTTGAGGTAGTTTTGCTTTGTATCTGAGGTTTTTTGAACTGAGTGAATATTAATATATAAGTATTGCAAGACATCTCTGCGAATCAAGGCTAACAATTTAGGCATTTTCAGTATTAACTTCCCCACCAATATGAAAGTGCCTTGGAGGTGCCTTATGGGAACAGTTTTTTACAATACAACACCATAACAGAATGCAGAGATGTCCTCTcactgccagtgtgtgtgtgtctcttctgTGGATGTTTGTTACCCTATACTTTGTCCCCCTCCCCCCTGCCCCAACCCCACAGTAGCACCCTTGACACTAACAACCTCTTGCCAGGTGGACACACTATTAATAAGATCTTTTTAGAGATCTGAAAATGAACTGCCTCTCCTAGGTCTCAATAATTTACAATTAACACTATCCCTTGGTGCTTGTTAGATGAGAAATCTTTATGACATCAGAATCATTTATGGCTGAGTGAAAACATTTATAAGCATTCTTCAGTATCTTTATGACCAGAGTAAGTAACCTGGAAAGAGGTAAGAGATCATTTAATGTGGGACTTGTATGAAGGTGGAATATACTTTgacaagaaatataaaatgaaagaaaaatggcaATGGAGTATTTAAAGTGGATGATATGTAAAGTGAAAAGTGTATGTTCAGTTGTTTTTAATCTAATGTATTTCAGAATATGAACTGATTATTGGAATAGAAAAATTAGATATGAGTGTATTATTAGATTggatttttaatcatttaatatacaaaattaaatgatAGCTACATTgcaagaaaaaattaataaaacattccgGGGATTAAAATGATCCTCATGTGagtattgtatttatttgctttAGTCTGCGTTTTTAGTTCAGCTCAAGTCTGATTTTATCATCTAACAGCATAACAAAGGTGTTTCATCTCGGAAGGAACATATTGTAAAATCCAGGGTTGGAATTGATTGAACACTGATGACATCTCACATTCGTTTAATGAGAATGtgtctttattttagtttaaaatacCTTTATTTTAGTCTAAAATGTGGTTTGGCTTAAAAGTATACCGGAATGCTTCTTATGAAATAACCAGATTTTGAGAAATGGCAAGGTTAGTAGTTACTAAGGCATCAAGTCCTCAAATGTCAGATTTCATTCTAGTCAATCATAAACTGGACAAAAGACTCGACTTTTCTTTTTAGCCATCTTGCCCAGTTAAGAATGCTCATTTGTACCCTCACTTCCTTAGATGTCTGTTGAAAGCCCAGACTACATGTGTGCTCACACCCTTCTTTAGATAAAGAGATGGTCTCTGCTGTCACTGGCTGCCTTACATCCCGATATGACattgctcagttcaggactgcaaaGCACTACATTGAAGTTGGCACAGAATATTATAGGTGTACGATTGTCTTTTGTTCAGGGCTTATACAACAAACACAGTCGTAGAAAGGAAAGCAGTATTATTAAAAACCTTGGACATCCTGCACAGAATTTTTCTCTCTTCCATTCTGGCAAATAGTTTAAGATCATGAGAACTTAACACCACCAGATGCATTGACAGTTTTTATTTACAGGCTTTAATGTTCCTCCTATTTTAACTGTTTTAGTATAactgattttgtgatttttgtcatTCAATTGGGGTGTTATATGCACAGTCTGTGTTGTATTGTTTGTCCATTGTTGATAATGTGCTACTGTTACCAATTGGTGGGAGATATGTAAGTAACAATGTCTTGTACTCCTTTAACTCTGGAGAAAATAAAGACTCATTTTGGTACAAAGTTGCAGACATCTGTATAACCACTAATCAGTACAGGTTTTAAGGCTCAATTGGTCCGGATATATAGTTTGGGTAGGCTACTGTTTTCTGTGGCTTTTGTAAATGGTTAGATTGGCAggttttaaaagcaaaaacaacCAGAATGTTTGGTATTTATTGCACATGGAGAACATACAGCTCCATGGAGTTGTCCTAATtctaaagtatatacagtatagtacaccCCTTCATGCCCATCCATTTGTCTAAGATGGACAGTATTTGGCTTTGATTTGAAACTAGAATGTTATTCCTCGTGAATACTGTATGAGCTATACATCTGAAATGACAGTGCTAACAAAAGAATGCCAAATGcaaacattactttttaaatatactaaataattaatcatttttgccttttgcagAATTTCTTTTCCTGATATGAACTCTACTACAAATTCATCTTTCACATCTTTCATTCAAAACGGAAGAGACTCTTTTACTGTAGCTATGGTGAAAAATATTGTAGTTGTCGTTGTTTGGGTCATCATCAGCTTCATCAGTTGGGCTTTGATCATGACACACTTCAAAAATCCAACGTTTTACGAGAATCCCCGTTACATTCTGTTCATTCATATGGTTATTAATGACATGATCCAGTTGACCCTGGCAGTGATTCTATATGTTATTAGTTATGTATTTTACAcaataaaggtttatttttgctgttttcttgtACTGCTGGCTGTGTTTGCCACAATGGTCACTCCACTGAACCTTGCCGCCATGGCTGTTGAGCGCTACATCGCCATCTGCAATCCCCTGCATCATTCTCAGATTTGCACAGTTAAGCGGACTCACCTGCTCATTGCACTGATTTGGGTGGCTGCCGTCAGTCCCATTATTCCTGATTTATTTGTATCTCTGGCAGTAGAGCCTGTCGGCTTCTTTCAATCCTCTGTGTTTTGCAAccgagaaaatatttttaaagctcCTTATTTATTCTACAAAAGACCGATATTAGATGCATTGTACTTCTCTTTTGTTACTTTGACTCTACTATACACTTATATAAAAATTGTGTTTGAAGCTAAGGGAGCCGCCTCTGACAAATCATCTGCCACTAAAGCTCACAACACAATCCTGCTGCATGGATTTCAGCTTCTCATGTGTTTGCTTACATATGTAATTTACCCTATTGAGATTGCCCTGCTGTACATATTTCCAGACAGACTCCCAGATGTTCGCTACTCAACATATCTGACCGTATATATTTTACCCAGGTTTCTTAGTCCTATCATCTATGGTGTGAGAGACACAGCATTTAGAAGATACTTGAAAAAATACCTTGTTTGTCATATTAAAAGACCTAAGGTGGGGACACTGAGCTTCATGAGGTGACCTTGGCAGAAAAGCAAAAAGTATACAGTACACTATGTGAAAATATTCCATAAAGGATCACATGTGTGTTCTAAGGTTAGTTTAAGTAATCTCCAAATTAAGTCTTGTTTCCTGTCATTCCCATTCTAATGAATTTgcccgtgtttttttttttttatttttaaataaatgtgtccaaATCTTTACTGGATCAAACTCATGTAACACTAGATACACTCCATGTGTATCTTACTGCTCAGCTAGTTGACATTATTACACCTCCTGTCCCCCTTAGTGTTCTGCACTGGTCAAGTAACTTTCAtgaaaatttcaaatttaaacaGTTGAGCTAGGCATTAACAAGGGTTACTGACTATTGCCACATCACTAAGCGTGATTCTTCTTTACCTGTTCCTTCTGACATTGTAGTGAAGCAGCCTGTACATTGTAACATTGAAAAAGGAACAAGAAAGATAATAAGAACATTGTTTTTATAACCTCAATATAACTTCTTTTTGTAGCAAATGGATTTTTAACAAATAATTCAATGGAAGATTGTAATAAGTGCAATAAAATTGAGACtatgaaaattattaaaaaacattgttCAAAACGAGCATTATTTATGCATTCTCATTCATTAGGTATATTTCTCCTTTGGGCCACACATACAGCATCCTACAACAAAGTCAATTATTTGGATGGCACTGATGAAATTAAACATACACATTTGTACCCTTTTAATTGCTTAATTCATATGGTGAAAGGAGCAGACTGTACAATGTCTAATTAAATTGATATATTATTGTTCATCTATGCTATTTTGTATACGTGCAAAATATTTGTTATGACACTTTTTCAAATATAGTATgagaaaggaataaaaaatatttcagagaATTTCTAATATCTGGCCTTatgaatttatttgtttatttatttaaatggatTGACATAAATGATATGCAAGTGTGGCaaaaagattaaaatgaataatcatataaatatgtaaatattttacacTGTGGTAAttggaaaacaaaacatttaccaaCTGAAGTAAATCGAAAGAAGTGATTGAGccataaaaaaaattcaactaaCTCTAGGTGTAGTATAGTTCTATATAAGTTATAATGTACATTATATTGATTTTCTTAGGATTGTAACTATTAGCTTAATGTTTCTAAGATAAAAATTGTGGAGACCACTGGGTGATTTGTATGGTGTCCCAAacttagttaaataaaaaaaacagaaaaaagaaaattagtgtTTTCAGGAAAGGGGCTAAATGACATTTCCTGGAGAGAGGCACATATGCATACCCATCCAGCTACAAAGGAGCTTAACATTTTAGTCATCTAATTTTTCATAAGCATGAAAACAGCAAAGGCTAAGCTGTTTATGTGCTCAGATGGACATATACAAAGGATCTGTTCCAAGGTTAATGAACGGTTGTCATTGAGGTCCacttatattgtgaatttccccttgggaattaataaagtatctatctatctatctatctatctatctatctatctatctatctatctatctatctatctatctatctatctatctatctatctcagataTTTTGCACTGTGAATACAACTGAGAACTATTCCATATTAGCTAGTTGCTATTTTCCATACATCAACATTGTCAAATTGCTCAGTTTCTAATTTTGCAAACGTgatgcaaaaatataaatgagcTGCATGACTTTGTGACAACAAAGATTTTGTAGAACTAGGCAAGTTTCAAAATATCCAGTGGTATGTATAGAGACATGAAACTCTTAACTAAAATTTTCGAGAGCATGTAGAATCAGTTTCAGACAGGCAAGAAAGCTTTACAGCTCAGACTTATTTGATGTTGGAAGTATTTAATGGTAGGGGTCTGTTAAATTTCAACATAAGCAGTTCACAAATGGACAGCGTGATGAGCTGATGGTAGCTATGGGGCAGGTTAGACTTTTGCTGGAAAGCAGGAGTCAGAGCAGGTCAAAAGCACCATTGGAAAAGCATTGTTGCATGTGTATGATTATTGTAGCCACCGAAGTATAAGTCGAgttcaagcatgggtaaaacgaGTGCCAAaacaaatctctcagtccaaaagttcattttaaaaatatttagtgaaaattaaaggcAAGTAAtctacacaagaataaagaaaaaagttgttacacacatagaataaaatgcaaaaaaaaaaggaaaaaggtatCTTTTCTAAACTTAACTTTTCTTGAGAAAATTTAGTTATTTCtgaactgaccactgacagaATACCACGTCTTGTGGCAGGCTTATCTTGTAGCTTTACCTAGAACTTGAAAACTGTCAGCCTGTGTGCACCATTGAACACCTAAAGCTCTTTCAACTGGTAACAAATCATGGcttaagtctaagtccttttgatcTATTGCCCTGTCTTCTTCAGAAATGGACAGCAAGACTGCTCTGCTAATACTTATCCTTTTCATAAGATAAAGTCCTCCCTTTAAGCACAGATCTTGAAgatctttggccaattttatggcttgttcttctgtagcaactgactttaaacagtcatcaacatagaagTTGTGCAGCACATTCTTAACTGCTTCCTCTGGAGCTGTGCCTCTTgcatcctctgctgttcttcGTAAGGCATAAGAGGCAAAACAGGGTgatgaagtagcaccaaaaagatgcactgtcattttgtattcctctagtccattgtttagattaccttcaggccaccacaggaAACGAAGAAGATCTGTGTCAgtagtagtacatacagaaagcaactgtcacaggaggtgttagattgatttatgacgttaagccccgcccccaaaatatgaaaatattatttatgaaaatatgaaaagtacatacagaaagcaaatGTCACaggaggtgttagattgatttatgaccttaagccccgcccccaaaatatgaaaatatgatttatgaaaatatgaaactataaaaatatgcaaaatatagtttacgttaatatgatttataagctaTAAGCTATTGACTCCCCCGCTTCATTTTATTAACACCAGAatcaaaactaatattaagaaataaacacttatctTTCCTGCATAGCCATAACTGACTAAAACGATATAAGATATTCACTcccccgctctaagttat
This genomic interval from Erpetoichthys calabaricus chromosome 10, fErpCal1.3, whole genome shotgun sequence contains the following:
- the LOC114658428 gene encoding odorant receptor 131-2-like, producing the protein MVKNIVVVVVWVIISFISWALIMTHFKNPTFYENPRYILFIHMVINDMIQLTLAVILYVISYVFYTIKVYFCCFLVLLAVFATMVTPLNLAAMAVERYIAICNPLHHSQICTVKRTHLLIALIWVAAVSPIIPDLFVSLAVEPVGFFQSSVFCNRENIFKAPYLFYKRPILDALYFSFVTLTLLYTYIKIVFEAKGAASDKSSATKAHNTILLHGFQLLMCLLTYVIYPIEIALLYIFPDRLPDVRYSTYLTVYILPRFLSPIIYGVRDTAFRRYLKKYLVCHIKRPKVGTLSFMR